The Gloeothece verrucosa PCC 7822 genomic interval CCGGAAACCATTATATTGCAGCAGTCAAAGGAAACCAGCCTACTCTTTATGATGGAATTCAAGCTCAATTTTTACCTACTGAAACTTTCACACAAGTTAATAAGGGGCATGGACGAACTGAAAAACGGACAGTAGAAATTAGTAAAGTCGGGAAACATATTGCCTCAAATTGGACAAATGCCAGTACAATTATTAAAATTCAAAGAGAAAGAAAACTCAGGAATAAAATAGAAAGAGAGACTTGTTATTATATTTCAGATTTACGAGAATCAGCTTCTCAATTTGCCGAAAGAATTAGAGGATATTGGGGAGTAGAAAATCGTGTTCATTATATCAGAGATGTTACTTTTGGAGAAGATCGTTCTCGAACCCGAAGTGGTTTTCTTCCTTCTTTATGGGCAATTACCAGAAATTTGGCCATCAATCTCTACCGAGGAGCCGGATTTACTAACATGGCCAAAGCACAGAGATATTGTGGTTATGGACTGAAGCATATTTTGGCACTTTTTAGAATGAAATAGCCCTGTGATCAAGGTTATCAAGGAACTAGGTTTCAAAAAGGAGTAGAAAACTTATCAAACGCAATTGTTGAAGTCATGAAAAGAGAAGGCAAAGGATTTCAATTATTAGCTAGAAGATGGGTAGTTGAAAGAACGTTTGCATGGTTGCTCAAAAAACGCCGCTTAGTGGTAGATTACGAAAAATTTCCTGAAACCAGTGAATGTTTTATTTATATAGCTATGGTTCATTTGATGTTAAAACGATTAGCTCAGGAAAAATTGCCCCAGACTGCTTAATATTTTCTTTACAAACAGTCTCTGATGTTTCATATTGTTCCAATAACTGAGCCGGGTCATCATAAATAGCTACAGCGCCTTCAAGTTGGGAGTCACTGAATCCTCCACAACGTAAAGCGATAATACTAACACCGGCTCTTGATGCGGCTTCGATATCATAAGGTGTGTCCCCTAACATTATAACTTGCGACTGTGGCAGATTAATTTTATCTCTTGCCGCTTGTACGATATCAGGCTCAGGTTTAGAATTATCAACATCACTCGATGTCGTCGCTTCGGGTAAGAGATCTTCAATGCCGGCTGATTTTAATAATACTGAAAGTTCCTCATTTTTGGCTGAACTGGCAACGATTAATTTAAGTCCGAGTGATAGCATTTTTAATAAGAGTTGACGTGCCCCTGGTGTAGGACTTAATTTCTTTCCGTATTGGTTAACGATCAACTGCTGGCGGAAAGAAGATATCTCTTTGCCTACGCCCTCTGAGTCGGTTAACCCTGGCACAAGTTGAGAAATTACTTTGTCGCCACCCATCCCGATTAAAGGTCTAACCTCCTCAAAGCTTATATCGTAAGCAAACTTTTTAAATGCTTCAACCCAAGCTTTGGCGTGTGCATCATTGCTGTCTACCAGTGTCCCATCTACATCTAAAAGCACGCCTTTAATGCTCATCAGTTTTTTCTCCCAAACCGAAATTGAAGGGTGTAGCCGCCTCAATATATTTAATCCCTAAAAAATTTATGTCCGCCTCATCCGAAGGAGCGAAATTTTTTTGACGAGCTTGCTGTTAAACTAGCAATTATTAATAGTTATATTTGATCTGGCTCTATGAGTTCGTCGTTTTTTAATCAAACTTCTTCAGTCGTCTTTTCTTGGAATTTTGCCGAAGGCGCTGCGGGTTGGCAAGGAGGTTTCGCGGATTATCCAAGTGGCGAAGAAACTTTTTATGAGTTGAATTTTAGCTTGCGTCCGCTTCCAAGTCCCCTAGTAAATAATCAAGCTTTATGGATCACAGGTAACAATCATAGTGATGACCTGTTCATGTATTTCCGTAACCAAGTGAGCGGTTTAACTCCCTCTACCACCTATCAGGTTACTTTTAATGTTGAACTGGCCAGTGACGCGCCGGATGGGAGTATTGGCATAGGTGGCAGCCCGGCTAATAGTGTTTATCTTAAAGCGGGTGCAACCACCACCGAACCAATCGCTATGTTAGCTCCTTCGAGTAATTTTTTACTCCTGAATGTGGATAAGGGAAATCAAGCTCAGGGGGGTCGAGATGCTGTTGTCCTTGGAGACGTTGCCAAGCCTGATGATGGGAAGTTTGACTACGCTTTAATCGAGCGCAGTAACGTCGGAGGACTTTTCACATTTCGCACTGATAATACCGGCAGTGCGTGGTTGTACTTCGGCACAGACTCCGGTTATGAGGGAACTACCTCGGTTTATTACACGAATTTTACGGCCCAATTGGCGGTAGTACCTGAACCACTGACCTTAGCGGGTGTCTGCACGGCTGTTTCTTTGGGTGTTTGGTTTAAGCGGCTGCGCTCTCAAAAAGCCTTAAAATAATGTAAATGAGCAAAAATTAGACGAGACACTCATTAAATAGATTTTACGCGGATGATACCAATATTATAAATGTTGAGCTAACACCGTCGTGGGGGACGACGATAAAGAAGTTTTGATCGAGGGTTGTTGGGGATTCATGAATGCCCCCAATAGACTGAACAGAAACATAAATCCAATTAAAGAAAGGCTCGATTGAACGAATAATGTTAGTGCGGGAGCTTTCATGATTATTTTCTCCGTGTCGGTCTTGGATCTATTTTTAGGGTAGCGAGAATAATTACTGAGAAAATCGTGCTTTCTACTGAATTGATCTACAATTGTTGACTCATTAATTCCGTAAATTTACCCAAAGAAAGCCAGTTAGATGATTGTTTTCTATAAATGCTCCGTCAAGATTTTAAGTCAGCAACACGCGCCAATACGCGCCCCCGTCTTTAATAATACATTTGAACTTGCTGCCTGACCAACCTCAGCATTAAGCCTTTGGAGAGATTTAAAATCGATTAATCGGTATTATATGGGAATTAATAAAGCAAACTACTTATATTTTGAACGAATTATACAGAAACCGAACCAAGGGGGCTTCTCCCCTTGGCTCAAACTTTTAAAAGAATATATTGATAATCACCAACTCAACACACCCTAATTTCTCACTCAAAGCGAGAATCGCTCAGTATTCGGGATTGTTTCTCTCTTCTTCATCATTTCCGTATCTTCCTTGGCCAAACTTTCTCTCGTTATTGGGTTCTGGGCTAATTTGGCCTTTAGTTGTGAAATCCTCTGTCTGTAAGCCTCTTCACGAGCCATAAGGTGGATGATGGTCGCTTCTAGTTCCTCACGTTCAAGACCAATCAGAACTCGGGTTGCCGATTCAAGTCCAAGTTGCTTTTCTAGTGGGAGAGATTCTATTATTTTTTGGGTTCTTTCTTTTAAATCTTGATTTTTCATGGTTGTTTATTTTGACGGACTTTTGGGTAGCCAATAGGCTTTAAGAGTCAACGTGAGACTCAAAGCCGTTTACCGTAAATTTTTTTGAGTAGAACTTTTCTTAACAATTTGTTACGTTTTCTCAAGTTTACCAGTAAAACTAAAGTTCATAAGGTTTATTGGCAACAAATCCCAAAAAAGTTCTATTGGTAGTAGCACCCCAATGGGGAAGGGTGTACGTACTTGTCAAATATTCCCGGCTCTCCTGAAAAGTTTGGGTTAAAATCTCAAAATTCTCTACCTGCAAGATATGAGGTCACTCAACACTTCCTTGGCGGCTTGGGGGGAGGGGTAAGGAAAGGGTTGTTAATGTCAACAATATCAATAATTATTAGATAACGACCTATTCACTACTCATAATCAAAAATCCTATTAAATAAAAAAAGAGAATAATTAGTAAACCTCATCATGAGTTCCAATATCAACAAGCAAGATTAAAACTTCTTCAGATTCAGGATCTTGAGATAACTTAAAAATAATCCGACAATCATAACTGACAGAACATGACCAATACCCATCTAACTCCCCTGTTAACTTATGAGATTTTAAAGAAGACGTAAAGGGATCTACTTCTAGTAAATCTAGTATGCTTAAGATTTTTGTTTGTAGTTGAGGATTTTTTTTAATTAATCGTTTAAAAGCTCTTTTAAACTTATTATCAATTACTAATTTCATTCTTCTTCATCCTCTAACAAATAAGCTTTTATCTCTTGAGCAGTCCCTTTTTTAGCTGTCCCATTTTGCAGAGAATTTAAAAGTTCTTCCCCATTTTTAGCGATTTCAGCCCGGCGTTTCTCAATCCTTCTTTTGTAGATTAAATCAAACAAATAATCTTGGTCTTCAATAGAAAGATTTTCAATTGATTCGATAATATCTTGAAAAAGTGAGCTAATCATTATTAAAACTCCTGTTAAATAATAAAACAAATATTCTAGCCTTAATTATTCATAACTGAGCAGAAAATCTACGTAATCCGACGATAAATCTTTGAGATCGAACTTCAAATCGCTATCAACGTCCCAGAATTCTTCGTCACTAAATTCTTGATATTCATCAAGTAAAAAATCCGCTTTAATTTCATTTAACGGGTTGCCTCCTCCTTTAGCAACAGCAATTGGTACGGATGCCGGTGGTGCAACCAAGTTAGCTGCTGTTTCAACTTCTAGTTTGGCAATAAAATCTGGAGGGAGTTTGATTTGAGAGAGGTCTAGCTCATCTGTATCTATTTCTGGAGTGCTATCGCTACCTGTTGGGGGTTCAAGCTCTGTACTAAAACCAGTAAGAGATGATGTGTCGGTTGGGGCGGGTGTGGAGTTAGTGGCATTCGACTGTTTGCGGATTATTCTTATGGGAGTGTTGGTCATTAAAAAGCTTTTTCAAAAAATGGAGTTGCTTATTTATTGTAAATGCTTTAGAACAAGAATGGTGTCATTTTTAACTGGGATAAGGGGAGTAGTTACTACTTCCCCCATACATTTTAATATTGAGCGGGCAGCAGTTACAACGCCTGAGAGTTTCTAGAAAATGAAAATCGGCTGAACCCATAAATAAATCTTGTTAAGTCTTTAAGTCTGCCTCAACCTCTTTTAGGAGTTTTAACAAAGTTTGTTTGGCTTCTTGACCACACTCTTCATCAGTTAAATGTGGCATCTCAGTTTTAATCTTAAGAGCCAGCATCCCCACCAGCTTTTGGTTAAAAGAAAGTAACTGTTTTTGTCCGGCTGCCTCAATCAATAGCTGTTTAAAAATTGCATCTGTTGTAGTCATGGCTTCATTCTCCGTGTTAAAAAAGAAACAAAAAAGTAACAAATTTGCAAGGCTTTTATTTTTCTAAAATTCTCAAAGAACGTCGCTTATTATCAAGCCAGTCAATGTAACCTTTTTCTCTCAATCGCTTTAAACTACCTTCGATTGTGCTGGTGGATTTTAACCCTAGCCCTTCCATCATTTCTTTAATCGTTGGTGATTGTTGATGTTGACTTATGTAATTCCTAATAAAAAAGTATAGCTGATAATCTTTCTCATCAACATTTGTCCAAAAATTGTTAGGAATGGGAGGGCATTTCTTTTGAGGTTGCCCAACAATGATAATATTTCTTTTCCCACCTTGTTCCCAGTCAATATAGCCTTTTTGCTTCAGAACCCTCAAATGTTCTTTGATGGTAGAGACGTGCTTTTGAAATTTTTGTGCTATCTCCTGGCGACTGGGAGAATGCTGATATTTATCGATATATTCAATCAAAAATTGATAAACTTCGTTCTGCTGTGGATATAATTTCTTTTTCATAAATTTTGCTTAATTTTATAATTAAATTGAAATTTGAGGATCATCATTTCTAGGTTTATAATAAATAGAATAATGATTACAAACTCAACAGTTACATCAAAAAGCTTTAAAAAAGTAGAGAGCTTAAAAATGACTTCAAAAAATTACCATGTCCGTTATAATCCGTTAAGCGACGAAATTAACTGGAGCAAATATTATTTGAACCTTCGTGATGATTATACAGTCATAGAAATCATTTTATTTGAGGGAATTAAAGCTAACGCCGAGCAAGTTAGAGATTTAAATTTCATCAATGTCTTCTTGATAAAATTTAAAGAATTTGTCGAAAAATATTGGATAGAGTTTGAGTTTTTTAACAAAAGAAATATGGCGAGGTTTAGCCATGAAATTCTTGAATATTTGGAAAAGCTTAAAAAAAGTAATGTTGATCCCTCATCTAAATTAATTTTTCGCCTTCTTTGGCAACTTAGTAAAAGAGTCGTCGGAAATTCTTCCAGATTCGAGATTTTTTTCAATTCCCATCGCCTTAAAACTATAAAAAATACCTGGAAAATAGCTTTTTCAAACAATAGCTCAAGAACAACTAAATTAGAGTTATCCATTATCAAGAATTTAATTGATTTGGCTAATACAGTAGTTATTTTGGCTGATTTAGAGAAATTAGACCTAGAACCTAAATTTTACGAAACGGCCACACACGAAGAATGGTCAAGAGCTTTGCGGGAATGGGCTGCCGGTCAAGTTCACCCAGGGCCGCCTCTTAGTCATGAAGCGATTAAACGAGAAAATATTTATGACGATGAATATTGGTAAAACTTAAACAAATTTAGCTGCTTTGAAGGAGATAACGATGATAATTTTAGATAAAGTGAAGACTGTCTCAAAGTGGCTAATTTTGTTGGCTGTAGTGCTACATTTATCGGCCAATCTGTCGATAATGCACCTCTATTTAGTGCATCTTGCGAAGTTTTAGCTTTATAAAAGGGTGTTAAGCTGCTACTAGAATCAGTGGTTACTTTGATATTATAGCGAACGCGCAGCGACACTTCGTGTTCGCATAAGATTAATAAATAAATCAAAGGTAAAGTCCAGCTAATACCCCATAAATGAACGTGGAAAATATTTGCGGAATTTATAAGGGGTATTGCCTCGTTAATTACATTAATGAATTGGTTTAAACGCGATCGCTTGTAGGTAAAATCGGAATCTGGTAACGTTAATTGATTAATGTTTCCTTGGCTTTCTAGATAATGAAATAGGAAAGCAGCCTCAAATTTTGGGGTAATAGGTAAATGACATCTGTTTTAAACTAACTACACTTTCTTTATGCGAACGGCACTCACTACGCTATTATTTGGCTAACTAATAGAAATAGGGAATAATTGATTATCCAAAGGAGTCTTACCTTTCCTGTTACCTCTTCTGTGAGCATTTTTGTAGCAGAC includes:
- a CDS encoding transposase, yielding MVEVMKREGKGFQLLARRWVVERTFAWLLKKRRLVVDYEKFPETSECFIYIAMVHLMLKRLAQEKLPQTA
- a CDS encoding HAD family hydrolase, with the translated sequence MSIKGVLLDVDGTLVDSNDAHAKAWVEAFKKFAYDISFEEVRPLIGMGGDKVISQLVPGLTDSEGVGKEISSFRQQLIVNQYGKKLSPTPGARQLLLKMLSLGLKLIVASSAKNEELSVLLKSAGIEDLLPEATTSSDVDNSKPEPDIVQAARDKINLPQSQVIMLGDTPYDIEAASRAGVSIIALRCGGFSDSQLEGAVAIYDDPAQLLEQYETSETVCKENIKQSGAIFPELIVLTSNEP
- a CDS encoding PEP-CTERM sorting domain-containing protein, producing MSSSFFNQTSSVVFSWNFAEGAAGWQGGFADYPSGEETFYELNFSLRPLPSPLVNNQALWITGNNHSDDLFMYFRNQVSGLTPSTTYQVTFNVELASDAPDGSIGIGGSPANSVYLKAGATTTEPIAMLAPSSNFLLLNVDKGNQAQGGRDAVVLGDVAKPDDGKFDYALIERSNVGGLFTFRTDNTGSAWLYFGTDSGYEGTTSVYYTNFTAQLAVVPEPLTLAGVCTAVSLGVWFKRLRSQKALK
- a CDS encoding type II toxin-antitoxin system YafQ family toxin, whose product is MKLVIDNKFKRAFKRLIKKNPQLQTKILSILDLLEVDPFTSSLKSHKLTGELDGYWSCSVSYDCRIIFKLSQDPESEEVLILLVDIGTHDEVY
- a CDS encoding LexA family transcriptional regulator; this translates as MKKKLYPQQNEVYQFLIEYIDKYQHSPSRQEIAQKFQKHVSTIKEHLRVLKQKGYIDWEQGGKRNIIIVGQPQKKCPPIPNNFWTNVDEKDYQLYFFIRNYISQHQQSPTIKEMMEGLGLKSTSTIEGSLKRLREKGYIDWLDNKRRSLRILEK